From the Lolium rigidum isolate FL_2022 chromosome 2, APGP_CSIRO_Lrig_0.1, whole genome shotgun sequence genome, one window contains:
- the LOC124688731 gene encoding uncharacterized protein LOC124688731, with amino-acid sequence MANASFSQAAASCKARKLTCLCSPTNHPGSFRCSRHRTPRARPPSFLSHSGRALHQQAASPGSKSGGGGRTPSKGRPVLRAHLQRLLASPPPSSGGRCREFKPRLSRIGRLAVNA; translated from the coding sequence ATGGCGAACGCTTCCTTCTCCCAGGCGGCCGCGAGCTGCAAGGCACGCAAGTTGACGTGCCTCTGCTCGCCGACCAACCACCCGGGCTCCTTCCGCTGCAGCCGCCACCGGACGCCCCGGGCGCGGCCGCCGTCATTCTTGTCGCACTCGGGCCGCGCCTTGCATCAGCAGGCCGCATCACCAGGAAGCAAGAGCGGCGGAGGAGGCAGGACGCCGAGCAAGGGGCGGCCCGTCCTGCGCGCGCACCTGCAGCGGCTGCTGGCCAGCCCGCCACCGTCATCCGGCGGCCGCTGCCGCGAGTTCAAGCCACGCCTGTCCAGGATCGGGCGCCTCGCCGTGAACGCGTGA